In Prunus dulcis chromosome 2, ALMONDv2, whole genome shotgun sequence, a single genomic region encodes these proteins:
- the LOC117617980 gene encoding AP-3 complex subunit mu-2-like, which yields MGLAKLKRNKKKKSIDHGGEQLVRLQAHLLPRILSMLLAMLLSDNEPLMRTLSKLVNLNNPNLVLFVGEVLVGNDIVDQLSKFNQVIAPPNIVNKMLSVVTGNSSNMSDTLLGATSSCIPWRTTDPKYANNEVYVDLVEEMDAIVNRDGVLVKCEIYGEVQVNSHLSGVPDLTLSFANPSILDDIVLESCCTTFVEVQKRGKDNWPEFELYAAYLLVVMAVDIALVGMLALYARIGKPSVSRGLFGS from the exons ATGGGATTAGCCAA ATTGAAGaggaataagaagaagaagagcatcGACCATGGCGGTGAGCAGCTTGTGAGGCTCCAGGCTCATCTTCTTCCGCGAATCCTTTCGATGCTCTTGGCAATGCTCTTATCG GATAATGAACCGTTAATGAGGACACTGTCCAAGCTAGTCAATCTTAACAATCCAAATCTTGTCTTGTTTGTTGGAGAGGTACTTGTTGGAAATGATATTGTTGATCAGCTTTCAAAGTTTAATCAG GTGATTGCTCCACCAAATATAGTTAACAAGATGTTGAGTGTTGTGACAGGCAACAGTTCCAACATGAGTGACACTCTTCTAGGTGCAACATCATCTTGCATTCCATGGAGAACAACAGACCCAAAATATGCTAACAATGAAGTTTATGTTGATCTTGTTGAAGAAATGGATGCAATTGTAAACAG GGATGGGGTCTTGGTGAAATGTGAGATATATGGTGAAGTGCAAGTGAACTCCCATCTCTCAGGCGTTCCTGATTTGACTCTTTCATTTGCAAACCCTTCTATTCTTGATGAT ATAGTCTTAGAGTCTTGTTGTACAACATTTGTAGAAGTTCAGAAAAGGGGAAAGGATAACTGGCCTGAGTTTGAGTTGTACGCCGCTTATCTTTTGGTTGTCATGGCTGTTGACATTGCTTTGGTTGGCATGTTGGCACTCTATGCTCGAATTGGAAAGCCATCAGTATCACGAGGATTATTTGGAAGTTAA
- the LOC117618959 gene encoding 65-kDa microtubule-associated protein 5 → MTTKPSSLSPSRTTCASLLRELQLIWDEIGEGDSERDKMLLQLEQECLDIYRKKVEMTRKYRADLHQSLADGQAQITAIASALGEAASYSRERGTLKDQLSAVKPILEDLSLKKEKRVKDFSAVQSQIVRISAEIAGNGVSKNVGDPGVNERDLSVRRLGELQSHLEELHKEKVLRLQKVNTHVNTIHELSVVMSIDFSKIVNEVHPSLSDHSSAHSKSISNDTLARLTALTNSLKQEKQQRLQKLQDPGSKLIELWNLMETPIDEQKIFDHVTMLISSSVNDVSRQGCLSLDVIEQAEVEVERLNILKASKMKELVFKRQNELEEIYRGVHMDVDSDAARQILSSLIDSGNVNLSDLLSSMDDQIIKAKEQALSRKDILDKVEKCIFAFEEEKWLDEYEKDENRYSAGRGAHKNLKRAEKARILSGKIPSIIETLTAKVKAWEIEKEIPFLYDKVPLKHTLEEYTAQRQEREEEKRKSREQKRLQEQHNAEQEALFGSRPSTKKPLGQSTNANTMVGTPISRRTPLGHHGVSAGKERRESGRVHNLTPVNYVALPKDDSVSRRN, encoded by the exons ATGACCACAAAGCCCTCgtccctctctccctctcgcACAACCTGCGCTTCTCTCCTCCGCGAATTGCAG TTAATTTGGGATGAAATTGGGGAGGGTGACAGCGAGAGAGACAAGATGCTTCTACAGCTTGAGCAAGAATGTCTCGATATCTACAGAAAGAAGGTGGAAATGACGAGAAAGTACAGGGCCGATTTGCACCAATCCTTGGCAGATGGCCAAGCCCAAATTACCGCTATCGCTTCGGCGCTTGGGGAAGCGGCTTCCTACTCACGTGAAAGAGGGACTCTTAAGGACCAATTATCTGCCGTAAAACCCATTTTGGAAGACTTGAGcttgaagaaggagaaaagggTGAAGGATTTTTCGGCAGTTCAGTCGCAGATTGTAAGGATTTCGGCTGAAATAGCCGGGAATGGTGTTTCTAAGAATGTTGGTGATCCGGGAGTCAATGAGCGTGATTTGAGTGTGAGAAGGTTGGGGGAGCTTCAGTCACACCTTGAGGAGCTTCACAAAGAGAAG GTTTTACGTTTGCAGAAAGTCAACACTCATGTCAACACCATCCATGAACTTTCAGTTGTAATGTCAATTGATTTCTCTAAGATAGTCAATGAAGTCCACCCAAGCTTGAGTGATCACTCCTCGGCTCATTCCAAGAGCATCAGCAATGACACACTTGCCAGATTGACGGCTTTGACTAACTCACTAAAGCAAGAGAAACAGCAAAGACTGCAAAAG CTACAAGATCCTGGCAGCAAACTGATTGAACTCTGGAATCTCATGGAGACACCAATTGATGAACAGAAAATATTTGACCATGTTACTATGTTAATTTCTTCCTCAGTTAATGACGTGTCAAGGCAAGGATGCCTTTCTCTAGATGTAATTGAACAG GCTGAGGTTGAAGTTGAGAGATTGAATATTTTGAAAGCCAGCAAGATGAAGGAGTTGGTGTTTAAGAGGCAAAATGAGCTGGAAGAAATTTACAGAGGGGTCCACATGGATGTAGATAGTGATGCAGCTAGACAGATTCTCAGCAGCCTCATAGATTCTG GTAATGTCAATTTGTCTGATCTGCTTTCAAGCATGGATGATCAGATTATAAAGGCCAAAGAGCAAGCTCTAAGCAGGAAGGATATTTTGGACAAGGTAGAGAAGTGCATATTTGCATTTGAGGAGGAAAAGTGGCTTGATGAATATGAAAAG gatGAAAATCGCTACAGTGCAGGAAGAGGAGCACACAAAAATTTGAAGCGTGCTGAGAAAGCTCGGATTCTGTCCGGAAAAATACCAT CTATCATCGAAACTTTGACTGCCAAAGTTAAAGCCTGGGAAATCGAGAAAGAAATCCCTTTCTTATATGACAAG GTTCCTCTGAAACATACCTTGGAGGAGTACACTGCACAACGacaggagagagaagaggagaagCGTAAATCTCGG GAGCAAAAACGGCTTCAAGAGCAACATAATGCAGAACAGGAGGCACTCTTTGGTTCAAGGCCTTCTACAAAGAAGCCACTGGGACAGAGCACCAATGCTAACACCATGGTCGGCACACCAATTAGTCGCCGGACACCCTTGGGACATCACGGAGTCTCAGCTGGGAAGGAACGCAGAGAAAGTGGAAGGGTCCATAACCTAACCCCTGTTAACTACGTTGCTCTGCCAAAGGATGATTCAGTTTCTCGGAGAAATTGA